The following are from one region of the Bradyrhizobium sediminis genome:
- a CDS encoding 4-oxalomesaconate tautomerase, with protein sequence MQTAIPCLFMRGGTSRGPFFNAADLPADIPTRDKVLLAVMGSPDKRQIDGLGGAHPLTSKVGIVSRGSRPGVDLDFLFAQLQPDKDTVDTTPNCGNMLAAVVPFALETGLVKPQGDITTLRVLTLNTDMQCDITVQTPNGHVEYEGVARIDGAPGTSAPITINFLDTAGSVAPGLLPTGNVRDVIDGITVTCIDNGMPLVIFKAADVGRTGYESVDQLNADTELKARIERLRIACGHAMKLGDVTAKNYPKMTLIAAPRAGGAISTRSFIPHVCHDAIGVLAAVTVATACVLDGSTTQGIADVPGQNVKTISVEHPTGEFSVEIEVDPANPQNVTRAALLRTARLLMRGEAMVPASVWAGRRAGDFSATPELRRARQG encoded by the coding sequence ATGCAAACCGCCATTCCCTGCCTGTTCATGCGCGGCGGCACGTCGCGAGGTCCGTTCTTCAACGCCGCCGACCTGCCCGCCGACATCCCGACCCGCGACAAGGTGCTGCTTGCGGTGATGGGTTCGCCCGACAAGCGCCAGATCGACGGGCTCGGCGGCGCGCATCCCTTGACCAGCAAGGTCGGCATCGTCTCCAGGGGTTCCCGGCCCGGCGTCGATCTCGATTTCCTGTTCGCGCAGTTGCAGCCGGACAAGGACACCGTCGATACCACGCCCAATTGCGGCAACATGCTCGCCGCGGTGGTGCCGTTCGCGCTCGAGACCGGCCTGGTCAAGCCACAAGGCGACATCACCACCCTGCGCGTGCTGACGCTCAATACCGACATGCAATGCGACATCACCGTGCAGACGCCGAACGGCCATGTCGAATATGAAGGCGTGGCCCGGATCGACGGCGCGCCGGGCACCTCTGCGCCGATTACGATCAACTTTCTCGATACCGCCGGCTCGGTCGCGCCGGGACTGCTGCCGACCGGCAATGTCCGCGACGTCATCGACGGCATCACCGTGACCTGCATCGACAACGGCATGCCGCTGGTGATCTTCAAGGCCGCCGACGTCGGCCGCACCGGCTATGAGAGCGTCGATCAGTTGAACGCCGATACCGAGTTGAAGGCGCGGATCGAGCGGTTGCGGATCGCCTGCGGCCACGCGATGAAACTCGGCGACGTCACAGCCAAGAATTACCCGAAGATGACGCTGATTGCGGCGCCGCGCGCCGGCGGCGCCATCAGCACGCGCAGCTTCATCCCGCATGTCTGCCACGACGCCATCGGCGTGCTGGCGGCGGTGACGGTGGCTACCGCCTGCGTGCTCGACGGCTCGACCACGCAGGGCATCGCTGACGTGCCGGGTCAGAACGTGAAGACCATCTCGGTCGAGCATCCGACCGGCGAATTCAGCGTCGAGATCGAGGTCGACCCCGCCAACCCGCAAAACGTGACCCGCGCCGCGCTGCTGCGCACCGCGCGGCTGTTGATGCGCGGCGAGGCGATGGTGCCCGCTTCGGTCTGGGCCGGCCGTCGGGCCGGCGATTTCAGCGCAACCCCCGAACTCCGTCGCGCGCGGCAAGGATAG